A portion of the Sporomusaceae bacterium FL31 genome contains these proteins:
- the fliE gene encoding flagellar hook-basal body complex protein FliE: MRIEPLKLLPVNTDNKVDVKENTNLENNNFSQFLSEAIGSVNNLQLQAEKASLDLAAGKVEDVSQVIVATEKASVALQLTMQVRNKVVEAYQEIMRMQV, encoded by the coding sequence ATGCGTATAGAACCTCTTAAATTGTTGCCGGTGAACACCGACAACAAAGTTGACGTAAAAGAGAATACCAATTTAGAAAATAATAATTTTTCTCAGTTTCTTTCTGAGGCGATAGGAAGCGTTAACAATCTGCAGTTGCAGGCAGAAAAAGCCTCTCTGGATTTGGCAGCAGGGAAAGTTGAAGATGTGTCGCAGGTAATCGTAGCCACTGAAAAAGCTAGTGTTGCTTTACAGTTAACGATGCAAGTGCGTAATAAAGTTGTCGAGGCGTATCAGGAAATTATGCGTATGCAAGTGTAA
- a CDS encoding flagellar M-ring protein produces the protein MADWKEQSLRLWQKLGVKERYLIIGSSLLVFVAILAWSYWWGGRPDLVPLFTGMEARDAGEVAAKLKELKITYEPQETASGTAILVQAKDVHRVRLELASQGLPRGHKGFEIFDQNKFGVTEFQNKVYLLQALQGELTRTIEQMAEVEKARVHIVMPEDSLYKKNEKAATASIMLKLRPSAQLSKPQIKGIVNLVAHSIQGLKPENVTIVDNLGRILNESPEGDLSGGVTLTQLEMTKKVQEDLQKNIQSLLDQVLGAGKAAARVNVELNFDQRIVDRQTFEPVVDDKGIIRSSQEANENYKGNSMNPGGPAGTASNIPGYVTGNNTQSNYEKKEVTKNYEINETKEKVVSAPGTIKRLTVAVLVDENINKAQQDSLAKTVSSAIGLNAARGDVVSIESITFNTELVDKQLREEQELAKQQNQAFWLKVGLAVLALLAVMYFVRTYMRRKEIEDEIMIDQSISQSEPLDTQTVALSQEEQERASEREAIEKMAKSKPEDVAQLIKVWLAEE, from the coding sequence ATGGCCGACTGGAAAGAGCAGTCTCTGCGCTTGTGGCAAAAGTTAGGTGTAAAGGAACGCTATTTGATTATAGGATCTTCGCTTTTAGTATTCGTGGCTATATTGGCCTGGAGCTATTGGTGGGGAGGCCGACCAGATCTTGTTCCTTTATTTACCGGAATGGAAGCTAGAGACGCAGGTGAAGTAGCGGCAAAACTTAAAGAATTGAAAATTACATACGAACCTCAGGAAACTGCTAGTGGAACAGCTATTTTAGTTCAGGCCAAAGATGTGCATCGGGTTCGCTTAGAACTCGCGAGTCAGGGGCTGCCACGCGGTCATAAGGGTTTTGAAATTTTTGATCAAAATAAGTTTGGAGTTACTGAATTTCAGAATAAAGTATATCTTTTACAGGCACTACAAGGTGAACTGACTAGAACGATAGAGCAAATGGCAGAGGTAGAAAAAGCCAGGGTTCATATCGTGATGCCAGAAGACAGTTTGTATAAAAAAAATGAGAAAGCTGCAACAGCTTCTATTATGCTGAAGCTTCGTCCGTCTGCTCAATTGAGTAAACCTCAAATAAAAGGGATAGTGAATCTTGTTGCGCATAGTATTCAAGGCCTGAAGCCTGAGAATGTTACAATTGTTGATAATTTAGGGCGTATTCTCAATGAATCACCTGAGGGTGATTTGTCAGGTGGCGTTACACTGACTCAATTGGAAATGACTAAGAAAGTCCAAGAAGACTTGCAAAAGAATATTCAGTCACTGCTCGATCAAGTTTTGGGTGCAGGTAAGGCTGCTGCTCGTGTAAATGTTGAATTAAACTTTGACCAGCGGATTGTGGATCGTCAAACATTCGAGCCGGTTGTTGATGATAAAGGAATTATAAGAAGTTCGCAAGAAGCAAATGAAAATTATAAAGGTAATTCTATGAACCCAGGTGGACCTGCAGGAACTGCATCCAATATACCTGGCTATGTAACTGGCAATAATACTCAATCAAATTATGAGAAGAAAGAAGTTACCAAGAACTACGAAATCAACGAGACTAAAGAAAAGGTTGTCTCAGCACCTGGGACAATTAAGAGACTTACCGTAGCTGTTCTTGTTGATGAAAATATAAATAAAGCGCAACAGGATAGTCTTGCGAAGACTGTTTCCTCTGCAATCGGTCTTAACGCTGCACGCGGAGATGTTGTTTCTATTGAAAGCATTACATTTAATACTGAATTGGTTGATAAACAACTGCGTGAGGAACAAGAACTTGCTAAACAACAGAACCAAGCTTTTTGGTTGAAGGTCGGACTGGCAGTGCTTGCCTTGTTAGCAGTAATGTATTTTGTTCGCACGTACATGAGAAGAAAAGAAATTGAAGATGAAATAATGATTGACCAAAGCATCAGTCAATCTGAACCGTTAGACACGCAAACGGTAGCCCTTTCTCAGGAAGAGCAAGAGCGTGCGAGTGAACGAGAAGCCATTGAAAAAATGGCAAAATCCAAGCCTGAGGACGTTGCCCAACTGATAAAGGTTTGGTTGGCCGAAGAATAA
- the fliG gene encoding flagellar motor switch protein FliG: MYNSNELTNKQKAAILLIALGPEISAQVFKHLREDEIEKLTLEIANQRKVSQEQRDKVIGEFHQMAMAKEYLSSGGLDYAREVLEKALGSEKAVSIINRLTSSLQIRPFDFARKTDPSQLLNFIQNEHPQTIALIMAYLHPDQSAAIISALSPDRQVEVAKRIATMDRTSPDVLKDVERILERKLSSLVTQDFTAAGGVESIVEVLNRVDRTTERTIIENLEVQNPELAEEIKRRMFVFEDIVMLDDRSLQLVLREIESKDLALALKAASGEVAGKVYKNMSKRASEMLREEIEYMGPVRIRDVEEAQQKIVNVIRRLEESGEIVVSRGKGDEIIA, from the coding sequence ATGTATAATTCAAATGAATTGACGAATAAACAGAAGGCAGCAATATTGTTGATTGCTTTAGGCCCGGAAATTTCTGCACAAGTTTTCAAACATTTGCGCGAAGATGAAATCGAAAAGCTGACATTGGAAATTGCTAATCAGCGCAAAGTTTCTCAGGAGCAGCGGGACAAGGTCATTGGCGAATTTCATCAAATGGCCATGGCGAAGGAATATTTGTCTTCAGGTGGTTTGGATTATGCACGTGAGGTTCTGGAAAAGGCATTGGGATCTGAAAAAGCTGTATCTATTATTAATCGCCTAACATCTAGTTTGCAAATCAGACCGTTTGATTTTGCTCGTAAAACAGATCCTTCTCAATTGCTTAACTTTATCCAAAATGAACATCCGCAAACTATTGCATTAATTATGGCGTATTTGCACCCTGATCAGTCAGCAGCTATAATTTCTGCTTTGTCGCCAGACCGACAGGTTGAAGTAGCAAAGCGTATAGCGACAATGGATCGCACTTCTCCTGATGTTTTAAAGGATGTTGAACGCATTCTTGAACGTAAACTTTCATCTTTAGTTACACAGGATTTCACTGCGGCAGGTGGCGTAGAGTCTATTGTTGAAGTACTGAACCGTGTTGATCGCACGACAGAGCGAACAATTATTGAAAACTTAGAAGTGCAAAACCCTGAGTTGGCTGAGGAAATCAAACGCAGAATGTTTGTATTCGAAGATATTGTTATGCTTGATGATCGTTCGTTGCAGCTTGTCTTGCGTGAAATTGAATCTAAGGATTTAGCGCTCGCATTAAAAGCCGCATCTGGTGAAGTGGCCGGTAAAGTTTACAAAAATATGTCGAAAAGGGCTTCTGAGATGTTACGCGAAGAAATCGAATATATGGGACCAGTAAGAATTCGCGATGTTGAAGAAGCTCAGCAGAAAATTGTTAATGTCATAAGACGCCTCGAAGAATCAGGTGAAATTGTTGTTTCACGTGGTAAAGGGGACGAGATCATTGCCTAA
- a CDS encoding flagellar assembly protein FliH has product MPKILKSVAMRDLPRIINSVPLVLEVKPSEVDIEMGLAAEKILQEANEQAKNIIAAADNKINEKIADAESHIESLKEQAQEAGFQQGYREGYDQGKQTVTEEMQGILLAAVEKSERIIALSEQEARASILAAEKQFIEIALSIARKILAREVEENPMVILPIVKKALEKVSDQEQIVIKVHPDDYELVLQARRDLQMILGQEQALTIAHDHTVEIGSCVIESSNGTVDARVSTQFAALEKILQEIAQ; this is encoded by the coding sequence TTGCCTAAGATTTTGAAAAGTGTTGCGATGCGTGATTTACCTCGGATAATCAATAGTGTGCCGTTGGTTTTAGAAGTCAAGCCATCTGAAGTTGATATTGAGATGGGGTTGGCGGCTGAAAAAATTCTGCAAGAGGCCAATGAGCAAGCGAAAAATATTATCGCTGCAGCTGATAATAAAATAAACGAAAAAATTGCAGATGCGGAATCTCATATTGAATCCTTGAAGGAACAAGCTCAGGAAGCTGGTTTTCAACAGGGATATCGTGAGGGGTATGATCAAGGCAAACAAACTGTAACAGAAGAAATGCAAGGCATCCTTCTCGCGGCTGTAGAGAAAAGTGAACGTATTATTGCGTTGTCAGAACAAGAAGCACGTGCCAGTATATTGGCAGCTGAAAAACAGTTTATTGAAATCGCACTTTCAATCGCGAGAAAAATTTTAGCTCGTGAAGTTGAGGAAAATCCTATGGTGATCTTACCGATTGTGAAAAAAGCGCTAGAAAAGGTAAGTGATCAAGAACAGATTGTCATAAAAGTTCATCCAGATGATTATGAACTTGTATTGCAAGCTCGACGAGATTTGCAAATGATACTTGGGCAGGAACAGGCTTTAACAATTGCCCATGATCATACCGTTGAGATAGGAAGCTGTGTCATTGAAAGTTCGAATGGTACTGTGGATGCTCGGGTTAGTACTCAATTTGCAGCGTTAGAAAAAATACTGCAGGAAATTGCGCAATGA
- the fliL_1 gene encoding EscN/YscN/HrcN family type III secretion system ATPase, producing the protein MIDFNINKYLTAIHQAESIKMNGKITQIIGLVIESQGPNVNLGELCYVCPRSTGGEMIPAEVVGFRQNRVLLMPIGEMQGIGPGCEVIAAQRTLKVAVGRQLLGRILDGLGNPMDGKGPLSSNIEYPLHAIPPHPLSRPRITDKLSVGVRAIDGLLTLGSGQRIGIMAGSGVGKSTLLGMIARNTEADISVIALVGERGREVREFIERDLGEEGLKRSVVVVATSDQPALVRIKGAMTATAIAEYFRDQGLNVILMMDSVTRFAMAQREVGLTVGEPPATRGYTPSVFAMLPKLLERAGTGERGSITGIYTVLVDGDDMNEPIADAVRSILDGHVVLSRNIAAQNHYPAIDVLNSVSRVMLEIAENGHYQAAQKLRSIMATYREAEDLINIGAYVAGSNQDIDHAIHVISEIKNFLKQDIYENNTMEETVRKLSELIS; encoded by the coding sequence ATGATAGATTTTAATATTAATAAATATTTAACTGCAATACATCAAGCTGAGTCGATAAAAATGAATGGGAAAATAACTCAAATCATTGGCTTGGTCATCGAATCCCAAGGTCCCAATGTTAATCTTGGTGAATTATGCTATGTATGTCCTCGAAGTACTGGTGGTGAAATGATTCCAGCTGAAGTTGTTGGGTTTCGTCAAAATCGTGTTCTTTTAATGCCGATTGGCGAAATGCAGGGCATTGGCCCTGGATGCGAAGTCATAGCTGCTCAACGGACGTTAAAAGTTGCAGTTGGCAGACAATTGCTTGGGCGTATTTTGGATGGTTTAGGCAATCCAATGGATGGTAAAGGTCCGCTTAGCTCAAATATTGAATACCCTCTTCATGCTATTCCCCCTCACCCTTTATCGCGGCCAAGAATCACTGACAAGTTGTCAGTTGGTGTTCGTGCTATCGATGGACTACTTACACTTGGCAGCGGGCAACGGATTGGTATTATGGCGGGAAGTGGTGTAGGTAAAAGTACGCTGCTGGGAATGATAGCCAGAAATACTGAAGCCGATATTAGTGTTATTGCGCTTGTTGGTGAGCGTGGACGCGAAGTTCGAGAATTCATTGAGCGAGATTTAGGCGAAGAAGGACTTAAACGTTCTGTTGTTGTTGTTGCGACATCCGACCAGCCGGCACTTGTACGTATTAAAGGAGCTATGACTGCTACTGCCATTGCGGAATATTTTCGAGATCAAGGGTTAAATGTTATTCTAATGATGGATTCAGTCACACGTTTTGCTATGGCACAGCGTGAAGTAGGCTTAACGGTTGGAGAACCTCCTGCAACAAGAGGCTATACTCCGTCAGTATTTGCAATGCTTCCTAAGCTATTAGAACGTGCAGGTACGGGTGAACGTGGATCAATAACCGGTATTTACACAGTTTTGGTAGACGGTGATGATATGAATGAACCCATTGCCGATGCTGTTCGAAGCATTCTTGATGGACATGTTGTGTTATCACGGAATATAGCGGCTCAAAACCATTATCCAGCGATTGATGTTCTGAATAGTGTTAGTAGGGTGATGCTTGAGATTGCTGAGAATGGGCATTACCAGGCAGCTCAGAAGCTTCGTTCAATTATGGCGACTTATCGTGAAGCTGAGGACTTGATTAATATTGGAGCCTATGTGGCGGGAAGTAATCAGGATATTGATCATGCTATTCATGTTATTAGTGAGATTAAGAATTTCTTGAAGCAAGATATTTATGAAAACAATACCATGGAAGAAACAGTGAGAAAACTTAGTGAGTTAATTTCATAA
- the yjbJ gene encoding putative murein lytic transglycosylase YjbJ translates to MRDRLGDLMIGINKVLERINNIEQRFAQKQQVKGNDFSKVLNGEINKNSATLSAYKDTAPEEIANLINFSANKYGVDPKLVTAVARSESGFDPNALSSAGAVGIMQLMPATAESLGVRDIHNPRENIEGGVKYLKELLTTFNGDVAKAVAAYNAGPQAVISHNGVPPYNETQAYVGKVLQQYRDNQ, encoded by the coding sequence ATGCGCGACAGGTTAGGTGATTTGATGATTGGGATAAATAAGGTTTTAGAACGCATAAATAATATTGAACAGCGATTTGCTCAAAAACAACAAGTAAAAGGTAATGATTTTAGCAAAGTTTTAAACGGTGAAATCAATAAGAATTCTGCAACATTAAGCGCCTACAAGGATACCGCGCCTGAAGAAATAGCTAATCTAATTAACTTTTCAGCTAATAAATACGGTGTAGATCCAAAACTGGTTACTGCGGTTGCGCGAAGTGAATCAGGCTTTGACCCCAATGCGTTATCTTCTGCTGGTGCGGTTGGAATTATGCAGCTTATGCCTGCAACTGCTGAATCTTTAGGGGTTCGTGATATTCATAATCCACGTGAAAATATTGAAGGTGGAGTCAAATATCTTAAAGAACTTTTAACTACTTTTAATGGTGATGTCGCTAAAGCCGTGGCTGCCTATAATGCCGGCCCGCAAGCTGTTATCAGCCATAATGGCGTACCACCTTATAATGAGACTCAGGCGTACGTTGGAAAGGTTCTACAACAATATCGCGACAATCAGTAG
- the ylxG gene encoding hypothetical protein, translated as MTTVNNNLYTNSLTSNSNRQANDELGKSDFLHLLVTQLRYQDPMKPMEDKEFIAQMAQFSSLEQMQNMNSALITAQASSLIGNRVKWNDDLTYAERTGTVVGVSIVSGQPKLVIYSDVKIADGKLQTDNDLVGKTVKWLDKDNVEHTGVVTNIKNVDGKQNLIINEEVDSQSSSVETAVALSDVKSLAVESRMDLAKVTDIGLHT; from the coding sequence GTGACAACGGTTAACAATAATTTATATACGAACAGTCTTACTTCAAATAGTAATCGTCAAGCAAATGATGAGTTAGGAAAAAGTGATTTTTTGCACTTACTTGTTACGCAGCTTCGTTATCAAGATCCCATGAAACCCATGGAAGATAAGGAATTTATAGCCCAGATGGCTCAATTTTCCAGTTTAGAACAAATGCAAAATATGAATTCGGCTCTTATCACGGCTCAGGCAAGTAGTTTAATTGGCAATCGGGTTAAATGGAATGACGATCTTACTTATGCCGAGCGGACGGGAACTGTAGTTGGGGTCAGTATTGTTAGTGGACAGCCTAAATTAGTTATTTATTCAGATGTTAAAATTGCAGATGGTAAATTGCAAACAGATAATGATTTGGTAGGCAAAACGGTTAAATGGCTTGACAAAGATAATGTTGAACATACTGGTGTGGTCACTAATATTAAAAATGTTGATGGCAAGCAAAACCTTATCATTAATGAAGAAGTAGATTCACAATCATCATCTGTTGAGACTGCAGTTGCTTTGAGTGATGTTAAGAGTTTGGCAGTAGAAAGCAGAATGGATCTTGCTAAGGTTACTGATATTGGACTACACACATAA
- a CDS encoding flagellar biosynthesis protein: MSNNRIYFQQPINIPVNKSGIGVSTNFVSRTLENQSSFQDVLQQELGVKFSQHALQRLQSRDIKMGPTELNKLNNAVEKAAQKGAKESLILMNDLALVVSVKNKTVITAMDGASMKDNVFTNIDSAVII; encoded by the coding sequence ATGAGTAATAATCGTATTTATTTTCAACAACCCATTAATATTCCAGTCAATAAGAGCGGGATTGGTGTAAGTACTAACTTTGTATCCCGTACCTTGGAAAATCAAAGTTCTTTCCAGGATGTTTTGCAACAGGAACTTGGTGTGAAGTTTTCACAGCATGCTTTACAGAGATTGCAAAGTCGTGACATCAAAATGGGCCCAACTGAATTGAATAAGCTAAATAATGCTGTCGAAAAAGCGGCTCAAAAAGGTGCTAAAGAGTCTTTGATTTTAATGAATGACCTGGCATTAGTGGTGAGTGTGAAAAATAAAACTGTGATTACTGCCATGGATGGCGCAAGTATGAAAGATAATGTGTTTACAAATATTGATAGTGCTGTGATTATATAG
- a CDS encoding flagellar hook protein FlgE: MMRSLFSGISGLRNHQTRMDVIGNNIANVNTVGFKASRVNFQDMLNQTIQGASSGQGNLGGTNPIQVGLGMGLASIDTLFTDGSTQPTGKQTDLAISGSGFFVLSDGMNQIYTRAGNFDFDNQGNYLVPGSGYKVMGWAGVGGNIDTNQPVTPIKIPVGSSMAAKPSTSITYANNLSGDTTTPVGTAVPAAITVYDSKGVAHKVSGTFTKLAPDAAAIPPIPNNAWSFSPGTKTDTGFDIGPYTAPATSVSYILTFSNDGSFTGVTPQVMPATNPPTATPFSFSPVGANPVSITPDFASLTQFGGESTAQAVDRDGYAAGTLEQTTIDGTGTIIGKFSNGQTQKLAQVCLATFNNPAGLTKVGDNMYIKSNNSGEAQVGVSGTGGRGGFNPGSLEMSNVDLAQEFSNMIITQRGFQANSKIITVTDEMLQDLTNLKR; encoded by the coding sequence ATGATGCGTTCATTGTTTTCCGGAATTTCCGGTCTGCGTAATCACCAAACTCGTATGGATGTAATTGGTAATAATATTGCCAACGTCAATACTGTCGGTTTTAAAGCTAGTCGTGTTAACTTTCAAGATATGCTTAATCAAACTATCCAAGGAGCTTCTAGCGGTCAAGGTAATCTTGGCGGTACCAACCCGATACAGGTTGGTCTTGGTATGGGATTGGCGAGTATTGATACACTTTTTACTGATGGTAGTACTCAGCCAACGGGCAAACAAACAGATTTAGCTATTTCGGGATCTGGATTTTTTGTATTATCAGATGGAATGAATCAAATCTATACGCGCGCTGGAAATTTTGATTTTGATAACCAAGGCAATTATTTGGTGCCTGGTAGTGGTTATAAAGTAATGGGATGGGCAGGAGTTGGCGGCAATATTGATACCAACCAGCCTGTTACTCCTATCAAGATTCCGGTTGGAAGTTCGATGGCTGCAAAGCCATCTACCAGTATTACTTATGCGAATAATTTATCCGGTGACACTACAACCCCAGTGGGCACAGCAGTACCGGCTGCAATAACTGTATATGATAGTAAAGGGGTTGCTCACAAGGTATCAGGAACATTTACTAAGCTTGCACCGGATGCAGCTGCTATACCACCTATTCCAAATAATGCTTGGTCATTTTCGCCTGGAACTAAAACAGATACAGGTTTTGATATAGGACCTTATACTGCTCCTGCTACTTCTGTCTCATATATTTTGACATTTAGTAATGATGGAAGTTTTACTGGTGTAACGCCACAAGTAATGCCCGCAACGAATCCTCCAACTGCTACTCCTTTTTCCTTTTCACCAGTTGGCGCCAATCCGGTATCTATAACCCCAGATTTTGCATCACTGACTCAATTTGGTGGTGAATCGACTGCTCAGGCAGTTGATCGAGATGGTTATGCTGCAGGAACGCTTGAGCAAACCACCATTGATGGTACCGGAACTATTATTGGTAAGTTTAGTAATGGACAAACACAGAAATTGGCACAAGTATGCCTTGCAACGTTCAATAATCCAGCCGGCTTAACTAAAGTTGGTGACAACATGTATATAAAATCAAATAACTCTGGTGAGGCTCAAGTTGGTGTGTCTGGTACTGGTGGAAGAGGCGGCTTTAATCCCGGTTCACTGGAAATGTCAAATGTTGACTTAGCCCAGGAGTTTAGTAATATGATTATTACTCAAAGGGGTTTCCAGGCCAATTCGAAAATTATTACTGTTACAGATGAGATGCTGCAAGATTTAACCAATCTGAAACGTTAA
- a CDS encoding flagellar protein: protein MIKVTRLKCNDDFVLNAELIETIEETPDTVVTLTNGKKLIVEESMDELVRRVMDYRRALGRNFR from the coding sequence ATGATAAAAGTCACAAGGCTAAAATGTAATGATGATTTTGTATTAAATGCCGAATTAATTGAAACTATTGAAGAAACTCCTGATACTGTTGTTACACTAACAAATGGGAAAAAGCTGATTGTTGAAGAGTCCATGGATGAGCTTGTTCGTAGAGTCATGGATTATCGGCGAGCTCTTGGTCGTAACTTTCGTTAG
- the fliL_2 gene encoding flagellar basal body protein FliL has product MADGEKKFPLILIVGMIVFGLLLAGGVSYFIATKIVADKATDHKSSQHEPGVFIKLGDAKEGLILNIGGVNSGRYLKIGIIIELKPDKKDAPKEGKLPSPTEIKVLDTVVQLLRSQKIEDFDPSKQEQLKEVIKNEVNKSLGEERVYEVYITNFVLQ; this is encoded by the coding sequence TTGGCTGACGGCGAAAAAAAATTCCCGCTTATTCTCATCGTGGGAATGATAGTTTTTGGTCTCTTGCTGGCTGGAGGTGTTTCTTATTTTATCGCTACTAAGATTGTAGCCGATAAAGCGACCGATCATAAAAGCTCACAGCATGAACCCGGTGTTTTTATTAAGTTAGGTGATGCAAAAGAGGGTCTTATCTTAAATATTGGTGGTGTAAATAGTGGGCGCTATCTTAAAATTGGCATTATCATTGAATTGAAGCCTGATAAAAAGGATGCACCTAAGGAAGGTAAATTACCATCGCCTACAGAAATTAAGGTTTTAGATACGGTTGTTCAACTGTTGCGCTCCCAGAAAATTGAAGATTTTGATCCTAGTAAACAAGAACAGCTTAAAGAAGTAATCAAAAATGAAGTTAATAAATCACTTGGCGAAGAGCGTGTCTATGAGGTATACATTACCAACTTTGTATTGCAATAG
- a CDS encoding flagellar motor switch protein FliM — translation MSGSDVMSQSEIDDLLSALSTGVVSAEDMKVEQKQRKIKVYDFKRPDKFSKDQIRTLYMLHENFARLLNTYLSAHLRALVHINVASVDQLTYEEFIRSLPNPSVIGIFNMRPLKGNVILELNPNIVFSIIDRLFGGPGLPPAKPRALTDIEEAIVRRVMNKALEAFQEAWKQVVIIEPRLDAIETNPQFTQIVPPNDMVVIITLQTKIGQVEGLINICIPYLVLEPIMSKLTTTFWVSSSVSKQEHPEHMNTLQRKLERTLIPVVVELGQITVIVQELLELAVGDVLQLETKVGNDLSVIIGHKEKFRCKPGVSGKKVAVQISQIVSEGDDNDE, via the coding sequence TTGTCAGGGTCTGATGTAATGTCACAATCTGAAATTGATGATTTGTTATCCGCACTGTCGACTGGTGTTGTTTCAGCTGAAGATATGAAGGTCGAGCAAAAACAGCGTAAAATTAAAGTGTATGATTTTAAACGCCCTGATAAGTTTTCTAAAGACCAAATTCGCACCCTGTATATGCTGCATGAGAATTTTGCTCGTCTTTTAAACACTTACCTCTCAGCACATCTAAGGGCGCTTGTTCATATAAATGTTGCTTCAGTAGACCAATTAACATACGAGGAATTTATTCGCTCGTTACCCAATCCTAGTGTTATTGGAATATTTAATATGCGTCCACTGAAGGGAAATGTAATTTTAGAACTTAATCCAAATATTGTATTTTCAATTATTGACCGTTTATTTGGTGGGCCTGGTCTGCCTCCTGCTAAACCGCGGGCGTTAACCGATATCGAAGAGGCCATCGTTCGTCGAGTCATGAATAAAGCTTTAGAGGCTTTTCAAGAAGCCTGGAAACAAGTGGTTATTATAGAGCCACGGCTGGACGCTATTGAAACAAATCCGCAATTTACTCAAATTGTACCACCTAATGATATGGTTGTTATTATTACTTTACAGACTAAAATAGGTCAAGTCGAAGGATTAATCAATATTTGCATACCATACCTGGTTCTTGAACCTATCATGTCTAAATTAACCACAACGTTTTGGGTTTCTTCATCGGTTTCTAAACAAGAACATCCTGAACATATGAATACATTACAACGAAAGCTAGAGAGAACATTAATTCCCGTGGTGGTTGAGCTCGGTCAAATCACTGTTATAGTACAAGAATTACTAGAACTAGCAGTAGGTGATGTTTTGCAGCTAGAAACTAAAGTAGGCAACGATTTAAGTGTCATTATCGGACATAAAGAGAAATTTCGTTGTAAGCCAGGCGTTTCTGGTAAGAAAGTTGCAGTGCAAATATCACAAATAGTTTCGGAAGGAGATGACAATGATGAGTGA